One Rhizobium sp. NRK18 genomic window carries:
- a CDS encoding DMT family transporter: MSAELLNPMRGILLKLLSVVFFVAMQTCIKAVGDAAATGQITFYRSAFAMVPIFSYLAYRGALRTAFATANPAGHLKRGVLGIVSMGLGFYGLVLLPLPEAIAIGYAMPLLAVVFAALLLHETVRVYRWTAVFFGMVGVMIISWPKLTLFQSEGFGSLAALGVLAVLASATLGALAQMQVRQLVGSEKTATIVLYFSLTAAVFSLATIPFGWPHLSWNHATLLIASGFLGGAGQILLTESYRQADVSTVAPFDYSSILLGIAISYFLFDEAPTLTTIIGTVFVVSAGIFIIYREHKLGLERRAAREAGAQRV, translated from the coding sequence ATGAGCGCCGAACTCCTCAATCCCATGCGGGGAATTCTTCTGAAATTGCTGTCGGTCGTCTTCTTCGTGGCCATGCAGACCTGCATCAAGGCGGTGGGTGACGCAGCCGCCACCGGTCAGATCACTTTCTACCGCTCGGCCTTCGCCATGGTGCCGATCTTCTCCTATCTCGCCTATCGCGGCGCGCTGAGAACCGCGTTCGCGACCGCCAATCCGGCGGGCCACCTCAAGCGCGGCGTCCTCGGCATCGTCTCCATGGGGCTCGGCTTCTACGGGCTGGTGCTGCTGCCGCTGCCCGAGGCGATCGCCATCGGTTACGCCATGCCGCTGCTGGCGGTGGTGTTCGCGGCGCTTCTGCTGCACGAGACGGTGCGGGTCTATCGCTGGACGGCCGTCTTCTTCGGCATGGTCGGGGTGATGATCATCTCCTGGCCGAAGCTCACCCTTTTCCAGTCCGAGGGCTTCGGCTCGCTGGCAGCACTCGGCGTGCTCGCCGTGCTGGCGTCGGCGACCCTCGGGGCGCTCGCGCAGATGCAGGTGCGCCAGCTGGTGGGCTCGGAAAAGACCGCGACGATCGTTCTCTATTTCTCGCTGACGGCGGCTGTGTTTTCGCTGGCGACCATTCCGTTCGGCTGGCCGCACCTTTCCTGGAACCACGCCACGCTGCTGATCGCGTCCGGCTTCCTCGGCGGAGCAGGGCAGATCCTTCTGACCGAGAGCTATCGCCAGGCCGATGTTTCGACCGTCGCCCCGTTCGACTATTCGTCGATCCTGCTGGGGATCGCGATCTCCTACTTCCTCTTCGACGAAGCGCCGACGCTGACCACCATCATCGGCACCGTTTTCGTCGTCTCGGCCGGCATCTTCATCATCTACCGCGAGCACAAGCTCGGGCTCGAGCGCCGGGCGGCGCGCGAAGCGGGCGCGCAGCGGGTCTGA
- a CDS encoding MFS transporter → MLNSLISVASLMASTLLMMTGYGLMNYLVQIRALAEGWSTLSISIIATGYTCGFVVAGLVVPKLVQRVGHVRVFGAVITLLTVSCLSCSLVVNEFAWFAFRGLAGFAIAGAYMIIESWLNERVNNENRGSLFSFYMVTSLVGSIAGQYFVPLGDPLTTGLFITCGIIFSFALLPTTLSSAQSPMPISQGKFDLPKLFRRSPIAFIGSLLSGALWGTWGSLGGVFAQRIGFTTAEGATLLAACLAGGAIFQIPIGRLSDKFDRRLVMIGCGLIGGLACVVMGLVGANVVTYIAAFVLGIGLFPIYALNAAHANDLADPQEYVTISSGIMILYGLGTVGGPLLSGVVMNATGPIGMIWLMMILFVIYAAYAAWRRTRRADLEGVVDKTDFQAMAVPINATDPVNSPGSALSEEI, encoded by the coding sequence ATGCTCAATAGCCTCATTTCCGTTGCCAGCCTGATGGCTTCCACGCTGCTCATGATGACCGGATACGGGCTGATGAACTACCTGGTTCAGATCCGCGCGCTGGCGGAAGGCTGGTCGACGCTTTCGATCTCGATCATCGCCACCGGCTATACATGCGGTTTCGTGGTCGCCGGGCTTGTCGTTCCGAAGCTCGTGCAGCGGGTCGGCCATGTGCGCGTCTTCGGTGCCGTGATCACCCTTTTGACCGTCTCCTGCCTCAGCTGCTCGCTCGTCGTCAACGAATTCGCATGGTTCGCCTTTCGCGGCCTCGCCGGCTTCGCCATCGCCGGCGCCTACATGATCATCGAAAGCTGGCTCAACGAGCGGGTCAACAACGAGAATCGCGGCTCGCTGTTCTCCTTCTACATGGTGACGTCGCTGGTCGGTTCGATTGCCGGCCAGTATTTCGTGCCGCTCGGCGATCCGCTGACCACCGGCCTGTTCATCACCTGCGGCATCATCTTTTCGTTCGCGCTGCTGCCGACCACCTTGTCGAGCGCACAGTCGCCGATGCCGATCAGCCAGGGCAAGTTCGACCTGCCGAAGCTCTTCCGCCGCTCGCCGATCGCCTTCATCGGCTCGCTCTTGTCCGGCGCCCTCTGGGGCACCTGGGGCAGCCTCGGCGGCGTGTTCGCTCAGCGCATCGGCTTCACCACCGCCGAGGGCGCCACACTGCTGGCGGCCTGCCTTGCCGGCGGCGCGATCTTCCAGATCCCGATCGGCCGCCTCTCCGACAAGTTCGACCGCCGTCTGGTGATGATCGGCTGCGGACTGATCGGCGGCCTTGCCTGCGTGGTGATGGGCCTCGTCGGCGCCAACGTCGTCACCTACATCGCCGCCTTCGTCCTCGGCATCGGCCTCTTCCCGATCTACGCGCTCAATGCCGCGCATGCCAACGACCTCGCGGACCCTCAGGAATATGTGACAATCTCCAGCGGCATCATGATCCTCTACGGCCTCGGCACCGTCGGCGGACCCCTTCTCTCCGGCGTCGTGATGAACGCCACAGGGCCGATCGGCATGATCTGGCTGATGATGATCCTGTTCGTCATCTACGCCGCCTATGCCGCCTGGCGGCGCACCCGGCGCGCGGATCTCGAAGGCGTCGTCGACAAGACGGACTTCCAGGCGATGGCCGTTCCGATCAATGCCACCGATCCGGTCAACAGCCCCGGCTCGGCGCTCAGCGAAGAGATCTGA
- a CDS encoding bifunctional [glutamine synthetase] adenylyltransferase/[glutamine synthetase]-adenylyl-L-tyrosine phosphorylase, which yields MDVNEDRRRLSDVAADVIRPFNQTELKSATMDLKEWMAETPELAPVFDANADLKSFFLSAMTLSPHLRDTARLEVSFLPMAFGEPLAGMIRSLVDDALGSWKADEDGALPSEAEVMTRLRVAKRRVAFLLALADLGRVLSTAEVTAWLSALADAAVSATIDYLLASAAADGRLTLKDPAEPSKGSGLVVLGMGKLGAGELNYSSDIDIVVFFDPASGLVADPDDAIDLFPRLMRRLVRILQERTADGYVFRTDLRLRPDPGSTPLAIPVEAALLYYESRGQNWERAAFIKARPCAGDLEAGAAFVRELRPFVFRKYLDYAAISDIHSIKRQIHVHKGHGEIAVKGHNVKLGRGGIREIEFFVQTQQLIAGGRMPELRIRPTQEALDALAEAQWIGASTRDEMTAAYWFLREVEHRIQMVRDEQSHVLPDSETELKRIAFMCGFEDTKAFSQKLTSVLKRVEHRYARLFEREAELASDAGNLVFTGQQDDPATLETLRKLGFERPEAISSVIRGWHYGRYRVTQSAPARERLTALTPQLLKAFGENRRADEALLRFDQFLSGLPAGVQLFSLLASNPALLDLMVTIMASAPRLADIIASRPHVFDGMLDPALLSELPTREYLETRLDEFLSGAVVYEDVLDRLRIFAAEQRFLIGIRLLTGAISGADAGKAFTHLADLAIAAALKAVIDEMEAAHGAFPDSRVAILGMGKLGSFELTAGSDVDLILLYEYDDDSAESDGAKPLDAQRYFTRLTQRLMAALSAPTAEGVLFEVDMRLRPSGNKGPLATRFRSFVKYQEEEAWTWEHMALTRARPVCGDQRLSDEAVAVIEAIVARRRDVAALAKDVAEMRGMIDKEKPPQSLWDMKLIAGGLIDLEFIGQYLALAAGAEDIKVRTAGITTQEVLEELGSRMMNRDDLDTCLEALRLYGEVSQIVRLCIDDAFDPKEAPSGLVDLVCHAGGCPAIGQLEAEIKRCAKAVRTIFQRTLKA from the coding sequence ATGGACGTGAATGAAGACAGGCGACGTCTTTCGGACGTTGCGGCAGATGTGATCAGGCCCTTCAATCAGACCGAGCTGAAATCGGCAACGATGGACCTGAAGGAGTGGATGGCGGAGACGCCGGAGCTCGCTCCGGTGTTCGATGCGAACGCAGATCTGAAGTCCTTCTTTCTCTCAGCCATGACGCTTTCCCCGCATCTTCGCGACACGGCAAGGCTGGAGGTTTCGTTCCTGCCAATGGCTTTCGGCGAGCCCCTCGCCGGCATGATCCGTTCTCTGGTGGATGACGCCCTTGGCAGCTGGAAGGCCGATGAGGATGGCGCGCTGCCGTCCGAGGCCGAGGTCATGACGCGGCTGCGGGTCGCCAAGCGCCGCGTCGCCTTCCTGCTGGCGCTCGCCGACCTCGGGCGGGTCCTTTCGACCGCGGAGGTGACCGCCTGGTTGAGCGCGCTGGCGGATGCGGCCGTTTCGGCAACGATCGATTATCTTCTGGCATCCGCTGCGGCCGATGGCCGGCTGACGCTGAAGGATCCGGCCGAGCCTTCCAAAGGCTCCGGTCTCGTCGTCCTCGGCATGGGCAAGCTCGGCGCCGGTGAACTCAACTATTCCTCCGACATCGACATCGTCGTCTTCTTCGATCCGGCATCCGGGCTCGTGGCCGATCCGGACGATGCGATCGATCTCTTTCCACGGCTGATGCGGCGGCTGGTGCGCATCCTTCAGGAACGCACGGCAGACGGTTATGTTTTTCGCACCGACCTGCGGCTGCGGCCGGATCCCGGCTCGACGCCGCTGGCGATCCCGGTCGAGGCGGCTCTCCTCTATTATGAAAGCCGGGGCCAGAACTGGGAGCGCGCGGCCTTCATCAAGGCGCGGCCCTGCGCCGGCGATCTCGAGGCCGGCGCCGCCTTCGTCAGGGAGCTGCGCCCCTTCGTCTTCCGCAAGTATCTCGATTATGCGGCGATCTCCGACATCCATTCGATCAAGCGGCAGATCCATGTCCACAAGGGGCACGGCGAGATCGCGGTGAAGGGCCATAACGTCAAGCTCGGACGCGGTGGTATCCGCGAGATAGAGTTCTTCGTCCAGACCCAGCAGTTGATCGCCGGCGGCCGCATGCCGGAACTGCGCATCCGGCCGACGCAGGAGGCGCTCGATGCGCTTGCGGAGGCGCAATGGATCGGCGCGTCGACGCGCGACGAGATGACGGCCGCCTACTGGTTCCTGCGCGAGGTCGAGCATCGCATCCAGATGGTCCGGGACGAGCAGTCGCACGTCCTGCCGGACAGCGAGACGGAACTCAAGCGCATCGCCTTCATGTGCGGCTTCGAGGACACCAAGGCCTTTTCGCAGAAGCTGACATCGGTGTTGAAGCGCGTCGAGCATCGCTATGCGCGGCTGTTCGAACGCGAGGCGGAACTGGCGAGCGATGCCGGCAACCTCGTCTTCACCGGCCAGCAGGACGATCCGGCGACCCTCGAGACACTGCGCAAGCTCGGCTTCGAGCGGCCGGAGGCGATCTCCTCCGTCATCCGCGGCTGGCACTACGGCCGCTATCGTGTGACGCAGTCGGCGCCGGCCCGCGAACGGCTGACGGCGCTGACGCCGCAGCTTTTGAAGGCCTTCGGCGAGAACCGGCGCGCCGACGAGGCGCTGCTGCGTTTCGACCAGTTCCTGTCCGGCCTGCCGGCGGGCGTGCAGCTCTTCTCGCTGCTGGCCAGCAATCCAGCCCTTCTCGACCTGATGGTGACGATCATGGCGTCGGCGCCGCGGCTTGCCGACATCATCGCCTCGCGGCCGCACGTCTTCGACGGCATGCTGGACCCGGCGCTGCTGTCGGAACTGCCGACGCGCGAATACCTGGAAACGCGGCTCGATGAATTCCTGTCGGGTGCGGTGGTCTACGAGGACGTGCTCGACCGGCTGCGCATCTTTGCCGCCGAACAGCGCTTCCTGATCGGTATCCGGCTTTTGACCGGCGCGATCAGCGGCGCGGACGCCGGCAAGGCCTTCACCCATCTGGCGGATCTGGCGATCGCAGCCGCACTGAAGGCGGTGATCGACGAGATGGAGGCCGCCCATGGGGCGTTTCCCGACAGCCGGGTGGCGATCCTCGGCATGGGCAAGCTCGGCAGTTTCGAACTGACGGCGGGCTCGGACGTCGATCTGATCCTGCTTTACGAATATGACGACGACAGCGCCGAATCCGACGGGGCGAAGCCGCTCGATGCCCAGCGCTATTTCACCCGGCTGACCCAGAGGCTGATGGCCGCATTGTCGGCGCCCACTGCCGAGGGCGTGCTATTCGAGGTCGACATGCGGTTGCGGCCGTCCGGCAACAAGGGGCCGCTTGCCACCCGATTCCGGTCATTCGTCAAATACCAGGAGGAGGAGGCCTGGACCTGGGAGCACATGGCGCTCACGCGCGCTCGCCCGGTCTGCGGCGACCAGCGGCTGAGCGACGAGGCGGTCGCCGTCATCGAGGCGATCGTGGCCCGCCGCCGCGACGTTGCGGCGCTGGCCAAGGATGTCGCCGAGATGCGCGGCATGATTGACAAAGAGAAGCCGCCGCAAAGCCTCTGGGACATGAAGCTGATTGCCGGCGGCCTGATCGATCTGGAATTCATCGGCCAGTATCTGGCGCTGGCGGCAGGGGCCGAGGACATCAAGGTCCGCACCGCCGGCATAACCACGCAGGAGGTCTTGGAGGAGCTGGGGTCGCGGATGATGAACCGCGATGATCTCGATACCTGCCTGGAGGCATTGCGGCTTTACGGAGAGGTGTCGCAGATCGTCCGGCTGTGCATCGACGATGCCTTCGATCCGAAGGAAGCGCCGTCAGGCCTGGTGGATCTCGTCTGCCATGCCGGCGGCTGCCCGGCCATCGGCCAGCTCGAAGCCGAGATCAAGCGCTGCGCAAAAGCCGTACGGACGATTTTTCAAAGGACTTTGAAAGCCTGA
- a CDS encoding PAS domain-containing sensor histidine kinase, with amino-acid sequence MTNVRRVTAADGRLRLKAPDFSMFQDWLKRGAEQMVTARAGRMPQIEPVLKRSIPILIVIFLSIVAASRVIGVVSEQDRLEESLRQSTVLTLSAANSAFGSAEATAAWGDRDQAEELLRARLPAASLPSGTFILLIHADGTIFASSPTGAGFVGMKLSELLPEMMTVGRYGESTGIIQAMIGSVPYDAAISLAGDNGGMIFVASSREWIGQQWRNEVALNVTLFAGTSAILLVVLYAYYTQIKRARDADLVFQESSLRVETALSRGRSGLWDFDFSTRRLYWSRSMYQMLGLPPSDRILTFSDAARRMHPEDQNFYAIARSVAHGEARNIDEVFRVRHADGHYVWLRARAQLVRTASGQMHLIGIAMDVSEQHRLAQRYAEADQRLADALECTSETFVLWDRYDRLVMCNAHFQQAYGLPDTVLVPGTDRKKVMAAAARPVVTRRIADPDRNGRSQTAEVQLADERWLQINERRTRDGGLVSVGTDITQLKRNTERLRKSERRLMATINDLSAYRQTLEKQKAELSIANSNYQAEKERAEAANIAKSDFLANMSHELRTPLNAILGFSEILLNQMFGELGSPKYNEYARDIHDSGKHLLNVINDILDMSKIEAGHMRLHCEAIDLAPLIEESLRFITIPASQKNIEVMPCISSGLTLVADRRAMKQIMLNILSNAVKFTNEGGRVSVKARKAGGAVYLTFADSGIGIPRAAIQKIGQPFEQVQNQYAKSKGGSGLGLAISRSLAALHGGKMKIVSRENEGTIICLRIPDLGTSVDLVRLSKSFEKSSVRLLRSA; translated from the coding sequence ATGACGAACGTGCGGCGGGTTACCGCGGCCGATGGGCGGCTGCGTCTCAAGGCGCCAGATTTCAGCATGTTTCAGGACTGGCTGAAGCGGGGGGCGGAACAGATGGTTACGGCAAGGGCGGGCCGCATGCCGCAGATCGAGCCGGTTCTGAAGCGCTCGATCCCGATCCTCATCGTCATCTTCCTCTCGATCGTCGCCGCCTCGCGGGTCATCGGCGTCGTGTCCGAACAGGACCGACTTGAAGAAAGCCTGCGCCAGTCGACGGTGCTTACCCTTTCCGCCGCCAACTCCGCCTTCGGCAGCGCGGAAGCCACGGCAGCCTGGGGCGATCGCGACCAGGCCGAAGAGCTGCTTCGCGCCCGCCTTCCCGCTGCCAGCCTGCCATCCGGCACGTTCATCCTGCTGATCCACGCCGACGGCACGATCTTCGCCAGTTCGCCGACCGGCGCCGGCTTCGTCGGCATGAAGCTATCCGAACTCCTGCCGGAAATGATGACGGTCGGCCGTTATGGCGAGAGCACCGGCATCATCCAGGCGATGATCGGCTCCGTGCCCTATGACGCCGCCATCAGTCTCGCCGGCGACAATGGCGGCATGATCTTCGTCGCCTCCTCGCGCGAATGGATCGGCCAGCAATGGCGCAACGAGGTGGCGCTCAACGTCACGCTGTTTGCCGGCACGTCGGCGATCCTGCTTGTCGTCCTCTACGCCTATTACACCCAGATCAAGCGCGCCCGCGATGCGGACCTCGTCTTCCAGGAATCGAGTCTTCGGGTCGAAACCGCCCTGTCGCGCGGCCGCAGCGGCCTCTGGGACTTCGACTTCTCCACGCGCCGCCTCTACTGGTCGCGCTCGATGTACCAGATGCTCGGCCTGCCCCCGTCCGATCGCATCCTGACCTTCTCCGACGCCGCCCGGCGCATGCATCCGGAAGACCAGAACTTCTACGCCATCGCCCGTTCGGTCGCCCATGGCGAAGCCCGCAACATCGATGAAGTCTTCCGCGTCCGCCACGCCGACGGCCATTATGTCTGGCTGCGGGCCCGCGCCCAGCTGGTGCGCACGGCCTCCGGCCAGATGCACCTGATCGGCATCGCTATGGACGTCTCCGAACAGCACCGTCTCGCCCAGCGCTATGCGGAAGCCGACCAGCGTCTCGCAGATGCCCTGGAATGCACCTCGGAAACTTTCGTGCTCTGGGATCGCTACGACCGCCTGGTGATGTGCAATGCCCACTTCCAGCAGGCCTACGGGCTTCCGGACACCGTTCTCGTCCCCGGCACCGACCGCAAGAAGGTCATGGCCGCGGCCGCCCGTCCGGTCGTCACCCGCCGCATCGCCGACCCGGACCGTAACGGCCGGTCGCAGACGGCCGAAGTCCAGCTCGCCGACGAGCGCTGGCTGCAGATCAACGAGCGCCGCACGCGCGACGGCGGCCTCGTCTCGGTCGGCACCGACATCACCCAGCTGAAGCGCAATACCGAGCGGCTGCGCAAGTCCGAGCGCCGGCTGATGGCGACCATCAACGACCTCTCCGCCTACCGCCAGACGCTGGAAAAACAGAAGGCGGAACTCTCCATCGCCAACTCCAATTACCAGGCGGAAAAGGAACGCGCGGAAGCCGCCAACATCGCCAAGTCCGATTTCCTCGCCAACATGTCGCACGAGCTGCGCACGCCGCTGAACGCCATCCTCGGCTTCTCGGAAATCCTGCTCAACCAGATGTTCGGCGAACTGGGCTCACCGAAATACAACGAATACGCCCGCGACATTCACGACAGCGGCAAGCACCTGCTCAACGTCATCAACGACATTCTCGACATGTCGAAGATCGAGGCCGGCCACATGCGGCTGCATTGCGAAGCGATCGACCTTGCGCCGCTGATCGAGGAGAGCCTGCGCTTCATCACCATCCCCGCCAGCCAGAAGAACATCGAGGTCATGCCCTGCATCTCTTCCGGGCTGACGCTGGTCGCCGACCGCCGGGCGATGAAGCAGATCATGCTCAACATCCTGTCGAATGCGGTGAAGTTTACCAACGAGGGCGGCCGGGTTTCGGTCAAGGCCCGCAAGGCCGGCGGCGCCGTCTACCTGACCTTCGCCGACAGCGGAATCGGAATCCCGCGCGCGGCGATCCAGAAGATCGGCCAGCCGTTCGAACAGGTGCAGAACCAGTATGCCAAGAGCAAGGGCGGCTCGGGCCTCGGGCTTGCCATCTCCCGCTCTCTCGCGGCCCTTCACGGCGGCAAGATGAAGATCGTCTCGCGCGAAAACGAGGGTACCATCATCTGCCTACGCATCCCCGATCTCGGCACTTCCGTCGATCTCGTCAGGCTTTCAAAGTCCTTTGAAAAATCGTCCGTACGGCTTTTGCGCAGCGCTTGA
- the pepN gene encoding aminopeptidase N, with protein sequence MRTDTGQVIRLADYQPTDFVLERVDLTFELDPTETKVEARLIFHRREGTDPAAPLVLDGDSLALQGLLIDQIELDAERYTATPDRLEVRGLPAAEPFEICVTTIINPEANTQLMGLYRTNGIYCTQCEAEGFRRITYFPDRPDVLALYTVNIIADKQANPLLLSNGNFLGGAGFGPDKHFAAWFDPHPKPSYLFALVAGDLGVVEDTFTTMTGREVALKIYVEHGKEPRAAYAMDALKRSMKWDEERFGREYDLDIFMIVAVSDFNMGAMENKGLNVFNDKYILADPETATDADYANIEAIIAHEYFHNWTGNRITCRDWFQLCLKEGLTVYRDHEFSADQRSRAVKRIAEVRHLRAEQFPEDAGPLAHPVRPTTYREINNFYTTTVYEKGSEVTRMISTILGPDLFKKGMDIYFDRHDGEATTVETFVKCFEDASGRDLGQFSLWYNQAGTPLVTASAEYDAARKTFSLSLEQMIPATPGQPNKSPAHIPLKFALILPNGGIAEPSKVTGATVTDDVLHLVKRKQKVVFSGISARPVLSLNRGFSAPVNLHFPMPVPDLIHIARHDTDLFARWQAITDIALSILTAAARDVRAGQPASCDPALIDTLYAIASDDTLEPAFRAQALLLPTESDIARELGADNDPDAIHAARVAVIAAIASHDPARFVSLYEAMETSGAFSPDAASAGKRALRNCALTYLAHAEASPQRVAAAFAGANNMTELAHALSLLVHAYPDADETRQALETFKDRFQDNALVIDKWFSIQATAPGDAALSRVKALKADPLFNAGNPNRVRSLIGSFAFGNPTGFNRKDGAGYDFLASEILAIDGKNPQLASRLLTSMRSWQSLEATRSAHARAALERIEAASGLSTDVRDIVERMLKA encoded by the coding sequence ATGCGAACAGATACGGGCCAGGTCATTCGTCTGGCAGACTACCAGCCGACAGATTTCGTTCTTGAGCGCGTTGACCTGACGTTCGAACTGGATCCAACCGAGACGAAGGTCGAGGCGCGGCTGATCTTCCATCGCCGCGAAGGCACGGATCCCGCAGCACCGCTGGTGCTCGACGGCGACAGCCTCGCGCTCCAGGGCCTCTTGATCGACCAGATCGAGCTTGACGCCGAACGCTACACCGCGACCCCGGACCGGCTCGAGGTCAGGGGCCTGCCGGCGGCAGAGCCGTTCGAGATCTGCGTCACCACAATCATCAACCCGGAAGCCAACACGCAGCTGATGGGCCTCTACCGGACCAACGGCATCTATTGCACGCAGTGCGAGGCGGAAGGTTTTCGCCGGATCACCTATTTCCCCGATCGGCCCGACGTCCTGGCGCTCTACACGGTCAACATCATCGCCGACAAGCAGGCCAATCCGCTGCTTCTGTCGAACGGCAATTTCCTCGGCGGCGCCGGCTTCGGGCCGGACAAGCATTTCGCCGCCTGGTTCGATCCGCACCCGAAGCCGAGCTACCTGTTTGCGCTGGTCGCCGGCGATCTCGGCGTTGTCGAAGACACGTTCACCACCATGACCGGCCGCGAGGTCGCGCTGAAGATCTATGTCGAGCACGGCAAGGAGCCGCGCGCCGCCTATGCCATGGACGCGCTGAAGCGTTCGATGAAGTGGGATGAGGAGCGCTTCGGTCGCGAATACGATCTCGACATCTTCATGATCGTCGCCGTCTCCGACTTCAACATGGGCGCCATGGAGAACAAGGGGCTCAACGTCTTCAACGACAAGTACATCCTTGCAGATCCGGAAACGGCGACCGATGCCGACTACGCCAATATCGAGGCGATCATCGCGCATGAATATTTCCACAACTGGACCGGCAACCGCATCACCTGCCGCGACTGGTTCCAGCTGTGCCTCAAGGAAGGCCTGACGGTCTATCGCGATCACGAGTTTTCCGCCGACCAGCGCTCGCGCGCCGTCAAGCGCATCGCCGAGGTCCGTCACCTCAGAGCCGAGCAGTTCCCGGAAGATGCCGGGCCGCTTGCCCATCCGGTAAGGCCGACGACCTATCGCGAGATCAACAACTTCTACACGACGACCGTCTACGAGAAGGGGTCCGAAGTCACCCGGATGATCTCGACCATCCTCGGCCCCGACCTCTTCAAGAAGGGCATGGACATCTATTTCGACCGCCACGACGGCGAAGCGACCACCGTCGAGACCTTCGTCAAATGCTTCGAGGATGCCAGCGGCCGCGATCTCGGCCAGTTTTCGCTGTGGTACAATCAAGCCGGCACGCCCCTCGTCACGGCTTCGGCGGAATATGACGCAGCCAGGAAGACCTTCTCGCTGTCGCTCGAGCAGATGATCCCGGCCACGCCTGGCCAGCCGAACAAGTCGCCCGCGCATATCCCGCTGAAATTCGCGCTGATCCTGCCGAACGGCGGCATTGCCGAGCCGTCGAAGGTCACCGGCGCGACCGTGACCGACGACGTGCTGCATCTCGTGAAGCGCAAGCAGAAGGTGGTGTTCTCCGGCATCTCGGCCCGCCCTGTCCTGTCGCTGAACCGCGGTTTCTCGGCCCCGGTCAACCTGCATTTCCCGATGCCGGTTCCCGACCTCATCCACATCGCCCGCCACGACACCGACCTCTTCGCCCGCTGGCAGGCGATTACCGACATCGCCCTGTCGATCCTCACGGCTGCCGCCAGGGATGTCCGCGCCGGACAGCCGGCAAGCTGCGACCCGGCGCTGATCGACACGCTCTATGCCATCGCATCCGACGACACGCTGGAGCCGGCCTTCCGGGCCCAGGCGCTGTTGCTGCCGACCGAATCCGACATTGCCCGCGAACTCGGCGCCGACAACGATCCGGATGCGATCCACGCCGCCCGCGTCGCCGTCATTGCAGCGATCGCCAGCCATGATCCGGCGCGCTTCGTCTCGCTCTACGAGGCGATGGAAACCTCCGGCGCCTTCAGCCCCGACGCGGCCAGCGCCGGCAAGCGCGCACTTCGCAACTGCGCCCTCACCTATCTCGCCCATGCCGAGGCGTCCCCTCAGCGTGTCGCCGCCGCTTTTGCCGGGGCCAACAACATGACCGAGCTCGCGCACGCGCTGAGCCTGCTCGTGCATGCCTATCCGGATGCCGACGAGACGCGCCAGGCGCTCGAAACCTTCAAGGACCGCTTCCAGGACAACGCGCTCGTCATCGACAAGTGGTTCTCGATCCAGGCGACAGCGCCCGGCGACGCCGCGCTGTCTCGCGTCAAGGCGCTCAAGGCCGACCCGCTCTTCAATGCCGGCAACCCGAATCGCGTCCGCTCCCTGATCGGCTCGTTCGCCTTCGGCAACCCGACGGGCTTCAACCGCAAGGACGGCGCCGGATACGATTTCCTCGCCTCCGAGATCCTCGCGATCGACGGCAAGAACCCGCAGCTTGCCTCCCGTCTCCTGACCTCGATGCGATCCTGGCAATCGCTGGAGGCGACGCGCAGCGCGCATGCCCGCGCCGCCCTCGAAAGGATCGAAGCGGCGAGCGGCCTTTCGACCGATGTCCGCGACATCGTCGAGCGCATGCTGAAGGCCTGA